In Pseudobdellovibrionaceae bacterium, the following proteins share a genomic window:
- a CDS encoding DUF4423 domain-containing protein, translated as MAKAKPKSPAKIKRPVVFEFHDYRAFLKDWLVYLKKQHKTSARELARLAGLASGYLPMILSGKRDLSDKALVALQPHLKLRQNELGFFKELCLLSDSTEQSERLECYKRIRRFYRYNEQHGDSIEAHKYLENWYYVAIRELAMLPGFDISPSWIRSQLLNKVTKSQVQEALDFLVENNYLKVDNKGRVVRPEKPIRCHQGVYRLSMSQFHRQILELAADSIYEVPRDQRHLLSHTMAIPRSKFAQVRDVLDEALAKIEAITGEASAADSVYQVSLMSFPLAGAAGSEGGQE; from the coding sequence GTGGCTAAAGCGAAACCAAAATCACCAGCTAAGATCAAGCGTCCGGTGGTTTTTGAGTTTCACGACTATCGAGCCTTCCTCAAGGACTGGTTGGTCTATCTAAAGAAGCAGCACAAAACATCAGCGAGAGAGTTAGCCCGACTGGCAGGTTTGGCCTCTGGATACTTGCCGATGATCCTGTCAGGAAAAAGAGATCTGAGTGATAAGGCATTGGTGGCCCTTCAACCCCATCTCAAACTGAGACAGAATGAGCTAGGATTTTTCAAAGAGCTTTGCCTGCTCTCAGATTCAACTGAGCAAAGTGAGCGACTGGAGTGTTACAAAAGGATACGCCGTTTTTATCGCTACAATGAGCAGCACGGGGATTCCATTGAGGCCCACAAATACCTGGAGAACTGGTATTACGTGGCCATACGGGAGCTTGCCATGCTTCCTGGATTTGATATCAGCCCCTCCTGGATTCGCTCTCAGCTGTTGAACAAAGTGACAAAATCCCAGGTCCAAGAGGCTTTGGATTTTCTGGTGGAAAACAACTACTTAAAGGTCGATAATAAAGGCAGAGTGGTGCGACCGGAAAAGCCGATCCGCTGTCACCAGGGGGTCTATCGCCTTTCCATGTCGCAGTTCCATCGCCAGATTTTAGAATTGGCGGCGGACAGCATATACGAGGTTCCGAGGGATCAAAGACATCTGTTGTCTCACACCATGGCGATCCCCAGATCCAAGTTTGCTCAGGTTCGCGATGTGCTTGATGAGGCCTTGGCCAAAATTGAAGCCATCACGGGTGAGGCAAGTGCTGCGGACTCGGTGTATCAGGTTTCCTTAATGAGCTTCCCTTTGGCTGGCGCGGCTGGAAGTGAAGGGGGGCAAGAGTGA
- a CDS encoding ABC transporter permease, whose product MQSSAVNVAVKRKKPQSLWSDAFKRLKKNKGAVISAYFVVFVCFVALFAEQLAPYAFDYQDMSKILQAPTWENWLGTDSLGRDLFSRIIYGARMSMAVGIFTAINSLIIGLFVGALAGWFGGKVDAVLMRFVDILYSVPTLVLLILVKVIFDSVQFFEDPELKALTSIVLALSVVGWVTLARVVRGQVLQVREMTYVEAARALGASGPWIVIRHVVPNILGPIIVLLTFQIPSNILFESFLSFIGLGLQPPFSSWGVLANEGWRSLRTYPHLMIWPGVALFLAMLAFQLFGDGLRDAFDPQMKGKT is encoded by the coding sequence ATGCAGTCGTCAGCCGTTAATGTGGCGGTTAAGCGCAAAAAACCCCAAAGTCTTTGGAGTGATGCCTTTAAGCGCCTAAAGAAGAATAAAGGTGCGGTTATCTCGGCCTACTTTGTGGTGTTTGTCTGTTTTGTCGCTCTTTTTGCCGAGCAACTGGCGCCCTATGCTTTTGATTATCAGGATATGAGCAAGATCCTCCAGGCTCCCACGTGGGAAAACTGGTTGGGGACTGACTCCCTTGGCCGGGATTTGTTTTCACGGATCATTTACGGAGCACGGATGTCCATGGCTGTGGGAATTTTCACAGCTATTAACTCACTCATCATTGGTTTGTTTGTTGGCGCACTCGCTGGCTGGTTCGGCGGCAAGGTGGATGCCGTCCTTATGCGCTTTGTGGATATTCTTTATTCCGTCCCCACCTTAGTGCTATTGATTCTGGTCAAAGTGATCTTTGATAGCGTTCAGTTTTTTGAAGATCCAGAGCTAAAGGCTCTCACCAGTATTGTTCTCGCCTTGAGTGTGGTCGGCTGGGTGACCCTGGCCCGGGTGGTGCGGGGACAAGTGCTTCAGGTGCGTGAGATGACCTATGTTGAAGCCGCACGTGCCTTGGGAGCCTCGGGCCCCTGGATTGTGATCCGTCACGTGGTGCCGAACATCCTCGGCCCTATTATCGTTCTTTTGACCTTTCAAATTCCCAGTAACATCTTGTTTGAAAGCTTCCTGAGCTTTATCGGCTTGGGACTGCAGCCTCCCTTTTCCAGTTGGGGAGTTTTGGCCAATGAAGGATGGCGTTCGTTGAGGACCTATCCTCACCTCATGATCTGGCCGGGGGTTGCCCTCTTTCTCGCCATGTTGGCTTTCCAGCTGTTTGGCGATGGGTTGCGGGATGCTTTTGATCCGCAGATGAAGGGGAAAACTTAG
- a CDS encoding ABC transporter permease, translated as MTQGLLTYVFKRLGEALVVVVVIATLTFLLLRILPGGPFDQEKALPPEVKANIEAKYNLNAPIHVQYMDYMVALLHGDLGESYKYIGRPITDILAETLPNSLQLGLYALIISFLIGIPAGVYAASKHNTLADNITMITAISGVSLPSFLVAPLLILFFSFYLEILPPALWEGPEFYILPIVTLGVRPAAVIARLTRSSVLDVIRSDYIRTARAKGLSEMVILYKHVLKNSLIPVLTFSGPLVAGVLTGSFVIELIFAVPGMAKHLIQSVSNRDYPLILGTTLVFSLALVMANLIVDLLYAYFDPRIKLA; from the coding sequence TTGACCCAGGGCCTCCTGACTTACGTATTTAAGCGACTGGGTGAAGCCCTCGTCGTGGTGGTGGTGATCGCCACACTGACTTTCTTGCTTCTGCGCATTCTCCCTGGCGGCCCTTTTGACCAGGAGAAGGCCTTGCCTCCTGAGGTAAAGGCCAATATTGAAGCCAAGTACAACCTCAATGCTCCAATACATGTTCAATACATGGATTATATGGTGGCTTTACTTCACGGTGATTTGGGTGAGTCCTACAAGTATATTGGTCGACCCATCACAGATATTTTGGCCGAGACCTTGCCGAACTCCTTGCAGCTGGGTCTTTACGCCCTGATCATTTCTTTCCTGATCGGCATTCCGGCGGGAGTTTATGCGGCCTCAAAGCATAATACCTTGGCGGATAATATAACCATGATTACGGCCATTAGTGGGGTGTCACTACCGAGCTTTTTGGTCGCGCCCCTGTTAATTTTGTTTTTTAGCTTTTATTTGGAGATTCTTCCCCCAGCACTTTGGGAAGGGCCGGAGTTTTATATTCTGCCCATTGTCACCCTCGGTGTGCGGCCGGCGGCGGTGATTGCCCGGCTCACTCGTTCCAGCGTGTTGGATGTGATTCGCTCAGACTACATTCGCACCGCTCGGGCCAAAGGTTTGAGTGAGATGGTGATCCTTTACAAGCACGTCCTTAAGAACTCCTTGATTCCGGTATTGACCTTTTCTGGCCCTCTGGTGGCGGGAGTTTTGACCGGATCTTTTGTTATTGAATTGATTTTTGCAGTTCCTGGAATGGCCAAGCACCTGATTCAGAGTGTGAGCAACCGGGATTATCCTTTGATTTTGGGAACAACATTGGTGTTCTCGTTAGCCCTGGTGATGGCAAATCTAATTGTGGATTTACTGTACGCTTATTTTGATCCAAGGATTAAGTTGGCATGA
- a CDS encoding peptide ABC transporter substrate-binding protein has product MRAILMTLFAATVLSLTLGCTKKKKADYDLDLTSTLRINISTEPPSLDWNKSTDTTSALIQDNVMEGLVEYKLDDPKLGLKPALATEWRSENNNQVWYFKIREGVNWTDGQALTAQQFIDGWQRLLTPATASEYAYFLYGIKGARAFNEGKLTDFGQVGASITDTGELKVELTSPTAYFPYLLTHHSTYPIRLDVIAKHGDQWTEPGKIVTLGAFTLKVWDHDKAVVLERNEAYYGEKAKVKHILAYMINELSTALNLFNAGKIDAQTSLPSTELRELRKRSEFRETGILSIYYYGFNVKKPPLDNPTVRKAISHAIDRKEITQMLDGGQIPLTSWVPPGMFGYEPNTGTEFNVDKAKEMLDKAGYKDRSKFPKIEIGFNTNDDHKRVAENIQAQLKRNLGVDVELKNEEWKVYLKSLQTDPPHIFRLGWLADYPDPDNFLNLMTSYSENNHTQWGSKKFDDLIEKAVGLATQEMREEVYNQAQKLLTEEEVPVAPIYASVAHSLVAPRVVNFPFNSMQRYIFKEVSLK; this is encoded by the coding sequence ATGCGCGCAATCCTCATGACTCTATTTGCAGCCACAGTCCTTTCTTTGACTCTCGGCTGTACCAAAAAGAAAAAAGCAGATTATGACCTGGATTTGACCAGCACTCTGCGGATTAACATTTCCACTGAGCCACCCTCATTGGATTGGAACAAATCCACGGACACCACCAGTGCACTGATCCAAGACAACGTGATGGAAGGTCTGGTTGAGTACAAGTTGGACGATCCTAAGCTTGGCTTGAAGCCAGCCTTGGCCACTGAGTGGAGATCTGAAAACAACAATCAGGTTTGGTACTTCAAAATCCGCGAAGGCGTGAATTGGACTGACGGTCAGGCATTAACTGCCCAGCAATTCATCGATGGCTGGCAACGTCTTCTGACTCCGGCAACCGCATCCGAGTATGCCTACTTCCTTTACGGCATTAAAGGTGCTCGCGCCTTTAACGAGGGTAAACTCACTGATTTCGGTCAGGTGGGTGCATCCATCACCGATACCGGTGAGCTAAAGGTTGAGCTGACAAGTCCGACAGCTTACTTCCCCTATCTCCTCACTCACCATTCCACATATCCGATTCGTTTGGATGTGATTGCCAAGCATGGTGACCAATGGACGGAGCCGGGCAAGATTGTCACTCTTGGTGCATTCACCCTGAAGGTGTGGGATCACGACAAGGCCGTCGTGCTTGAGCGCAACGAAGCCTACTACGGTGAAAAGGCCAAGGTGAAGCACATCCTGGCTTACATGATCAATGAGCTTTCAACAGCGCTGAACTTGTTCAACGCGGGCAAGATCGATGCTCAAACCTCTCTCCCTTCGACTGAACTTCGTGAACTGCGCAAGCGTTCTGAGTTCCGTGAAACCGGAATCTTGTCCATCTACTACTACGGCTTTAACGTCAAGAAGCCGCCACTGGACAACCCGACAGTGCGTAAGGCCATCAGCCACGCCATTGATCGCAAGGAGATCACCCAGATGCTCGACGGCGGACAGATTCCTCTGACTAGCTGGGTGCCTCCTGGAATGTTTGGCTATGAGCCCAACACGGGAACCGAATTTAATGTCGACAAGGCAAAAGAGATGCTCGACAAGGCTGGCTATAAAGATCGTAGCAAGTTCCCGAAGATCGAAATTGGTTTCAACACCAATGATGATCACAAGCGGGTGGCGGAAAATATTCAGGCTCAGCTGAAGCGCAACCTGGGTGTTGATGTGGAACTGAAAAACGAAGAGTGGAAGGTTTACCTGAAGTCTTTGCAAACAGATCCTCCTCACATATTCCGTTTGGGCTGGTTGGCTGACTATCCAGATCCAGACAACTTCCTGAACCTGATGACTTCTTACTCTGAGAACAATCACACCCAATGGGGTAGCAAAAAGTTTGACGATCTTATTGAGAAGGCAGTGGGATTGGCCACTCAGGAAATGCGTGAAGAGGTCTACAACCAAGCTCAGAAGCTGTTGACCGAAGAGGAAGTCCCAGTCGCACCCATTTATGCTTCTGTGGCCCATTCTTTGGTTGCACCTCGGGTGGTGAACTTCCCCTTTAACTCCATGCAGAGATACATCTTTAAAGAGGTCTCACTTAAGTGA
- a CDS encoding transglycosylase SLT domain-containing protein has product MRRWVPGVVLISLCFFATASAQSSLFKGVREKVENQDYIAAQGLLGEIKAPLTPIQAGQKSFTEGVMAFELEKYDEAKTHLQKALTFPGPLEYYIRYYLGRVLQAKKQYKNADKEYKRALSLRPPRHLAYMTKFHVSQMSIERKWWNTAYNELKYLERRWRRDENYPEVLWRLINVEMKRARKWRACRWARKLYSKYPAHPLVDDWGIDLPSAPFQGSKLGCLGTTADQKERIRRLQWAGESDRARKELDTLRSRAKGEPAVFMVDQMFAQFLINEGYVSEALTVLLKHYEKHQRSFSYLQLLAKAAARAGEYQTAVGAYNRAHDLSPKSRGGREALFQAAFLSYQFQDYDGAARKFEKLIEKHPRSGLSRDSQWHLSWIRYLKGDYQGAIAGFDKILDKKKNRRTRRGWRKFSVEKINYWKAMALFRMEKFDDAKKVFESISKDHLVDYYTIAAKYRMEMIPGLEQNRQLASAGTAEPLKPGGLENALPDDEAAVADAASAVNGEVNSSGASTSEESEEDESEDSISITGTDGESDDPASDETEGEPEADPEEKTVTATDFKDPELRLRFERASLLIEVGLLDWAKWELYEIERRTRNQDYLKMLMLAYEQMRSYHRSSYIGIVYFSRPRAKYGVTGVRYLWEHAYPRAYRDSVEKYASQFNVPKEFAWGIMRAESSFRHDIVSPVGAKGLMQIMPNTARQVARLMGDNTFNERQLTVPDVNVRIGVRYLNRLLTKFDQLVPLAAASYNAGPHRVESWLASFGKLDMDEFIEHIPFIETRNYVKKVVRNYGIYNRLYNKTEVPMAWLTQPIKVEITRPSPRETWEAL; this is encoded by the coding sequence TTGCGCCGTTGGGTCCCAGGGGTGGTCCTCATTTCATTGTGTTTTTTCGCCACGGCATCGGCTCAGTCGAGTCTTTTCAAAGGTGTCCGGGAAAAGGTCGAAAACCAGGACTACATTGCCGCCCAGGGGCTTCTTGGTGAAATCAAAGCTCCGCTTACGCCCATTCAAGCCGGACAAAAATCATTCACCGAAGGGGTGATGGCTTTTGAATTGGAAAAGTACGATGAAGCCAAAACCCATTTACAAAAAGCCCTGACCTTTCCCGGTCCTCTTGAGTACTACATTCGTTATTACCTGGGACGAGTCCTGCAGGCCAAAAAGCAGTACAAGAACGCCGACAAGGAGTACAAAAGGGCTCTCAGTTTGCGGCCGCCTCGCCACCTGGCCTACATGACCAAGTTTCATGTTAGCCAAATGTCGATTGAGAGAAAATGGTGGAATACGGCCTATAACGAGCTCAAGTATCTTGAGCGTCGTTGGCGCCGAGATGAAAACTATCCCGAGGTTCTTTGGCGACTGATCAATGTCGAGATGAAGCGGGCAAGAAAGTGGCGTGCCTGTCGGTGGGCGCGAAAGCTTTATAGTAAGTATCCGGCCCATCCACTTGTAGATGACTGGGGAATCGATCTGCCCTCGGCTCCATTCCAAGGGAGCAAGTTGGGTTGTTTGGGAACTACGGCGGATCAAAAAGAACGCATCCGCCGTCTGCAGTGGGCGGGAGAATCGGATCGGGCCAGAAAGGAACTGGACACACTTCGCTCACGGGCCAAAGGTGAGCCGGCGGTTTTCATGGTCGATCAAATGTTCGCCCAGTTTTTAATCAACGAAGGCTACGTGAGTGAGGCACTTACCGTCTTACTTAAGCATTACGAAAAACATCAAAGGTCTTTCAGCTATCTACAATTGTTAGCCAAGGCTGCCGCAAGGGCAGGGGAATACCAAACCGCCGTCGGTGCATACAACCGCGCCCACGATTTGAGTCCCAAATCCCGTGGGGGGCGCGAGGCATTATTTCAGGCGGCATTTTTAAGCTATCAGTTTCAGGATTATGATGGGGCCGCTCGGAAATTTGAAAAATTGATTGAGAAGCATCCTCGCTCGGGTCTGAGTCGGGACTCCCAGTGGCACCTTTCCTGGATTCGCTATCTTAAAGGTGATTATCAGGGAGCCATCGCCGGTTTCGACAAGATTTTGGACAAAAAGAAAAACCGCCGCACCCGTCGTGGGTGGCGCAAATTTTCGGTAGAAAAGATCAACTACTGGAAGGCAATGGCTCTATTTCGCATGGAAAAGTTCGATGACGCTAAGAAGGTCTTTGAATCGATTAGCAAAGATCATCTGGTTGACTACTACACTATAGCCGCCAAATACCGCATGGAAATGATTCCGGGATTGGAACAAAACCGCCAGCTGGCCTCGGCGGGAACGGCAGAGCCTCTGAAACCAGGTGGCTTGGAAAACGCTCTTCCAGATGACGAAGCCGCGGTGGCCGATGCTGCCTCAGCGGTCAATGGGGAAGTCAACTCCAGTGGTGCCAGTACAAGCGAAGAGTCGGAAGAGGATGAATCGGAAGACAGTATATCCATCACAGGTACCGACGGGGAAAGCGACGATCCGGCTTCTGATGAGACCGAGGGAGAGCCTGAGGCTGACCCGGAAGAAAAGACAGTGACAGCGACGGACTTTAAAGACCCGGAGTTGCGTCTGAGATTTGAAAGGGCCAGTTTACTTATTGAAGTGGGGCTTCTTGACTGGGCCAAGTGGGAGCTCTATGAAATCGAAAGGCGCACCCGCAACCAAGACTACTTGAAAATGTTGATGCTCGCCTATGAGCAAATGCGTTCTTATCATCGTTCCTCTTATATCGGCATTGTCTACTTTTCTCGCCCGCGAGCTAAGTACGGAGTCACGGGAGTTCGCTACCTGTGGGAGCATGCTTATCCGCGGGCCTATAGAGATTCAGTGGAGAAGTATGCGAGTCAGTTTAATGTGCCCAAAGAGTTTGCCTGGGGAATCATGCGGGCGGAGAGCTCTTTCCGTCATGACATTGTTTCACCCGTCGGTGCCAAGGGCCTGATGCAAATCATGCCGAATACGGCTCGCCAGGTCGCTCGCCTCATGGGCGATAACACCTTTAACGAACGCCAGCTGACGGTGCCAGACGTTAACGTTCGTATCGGCGTACGCTACCTCAATCGCCTGTTGACCAAGTTTGACCAGCTGGTTCCCTTGGCGGCAGCCAGTTACAATGCTGGTCCTCACCGCGTGGAGAGTTGGCTGGCAAGTTTTGGTAAGTTGGACATGGATGAATTCATCGAACATATTCCTTTTATCGAAACTCGTAATTACGTGAAGAAAGTTGTGCGTAATTACGGCATCTACAACCGTCTCTACAACAAGACGGAAGTTCCCATGGCCTGGCTAACTCAGCCAATTAAAGTCGAAATTACCCGGCCCTCGCCTCGGGAAACCTGGGAAGCCCTGTAA
- the radA gene encoding DNA repair protein RadA, producing the protein MAKNKSIFVCQECGSQRPRWEGRCTDCGAWNSFVEETVAKATKSTGRGWTIGGADKSGGTLRAFKLDQQFTEASTDRHQTGIGELDRVLGGGLVPGSYTLLGGDPGIGKSTLLLQMAGGLAGQDHPVLYVSGEESVAQTALRARRLGIKSGNVEIASESRLENILNLAQAKKPHVLVVDSIQTVYLSEIQSAPGSVSQVRECASQLMGLAKGGEMAVLIIGHVTKEGNIAGPKVLEHMVDTVLSFEGDTNHQFRLLRALKNRFGATNELGVFQMASQGMEEVSNPSELFLEERGSELIGSSVFSAMEGSRPLLCEVQALTSYSPMAMPRRTAIGFDVARVHLLVAVLDKHLDLNLHQNDVFVNVVGGLKLSEPAADLAVAAALLSTAGQQELDPRTAFFGEIGLTGEVRAASFAEERIREALKLGFTTFVLPESNRKHVKHYLDKDSGRFVFIRGVRDLEKIIGRPVKKTRKPERQPDKSGHA; encoded by the coding sequence ATGGCTAAAAACAAATCGATCTTTGTCTGTCAGGAATGTGGTTCTCAACGCCCCAGATGGGAAGGCCGCTGCACCGATTGCGGGGCCTGGAACTCTTTTGTGGAAGAAACTGTGGCTAAAGCCACTAAATCCACAGGAAGAGGCTGGACCATTGGCGGGGCCGATAAGTCCGGCGGCACATTGCGGGCCTTCAAGCTCGATCAGCAATTCACCGAAGCCTCAACCGACCGCCACCAAACAGGCATTGGCGAGCTGGATCGGGTTTTGGGTGGTGGCTTGGTGCCCGGTAGCTACACCTTGTTGGGTGGGGATCCGGGAATCGGAAAAAGCACCCTGCTTCTGCAAATGGCCGGAGGTTTGGCCGGACAGGACCACCCGGTTCTTTATGTGTCTGGCGAAGAAAGTGTGGCGCAAACTGCGCTCCGTGCACGTCGACTGGGCATCAAATCAGGTAACGTGGAAATTGCCAGTGAAAGTCGGCTGGAGAATATACTAAATCTGGCTCAGGCAAAAAAGCCACATGTTCTCGTCGTCGACTCCATTCAGACCGTTTATTTGTCCGAGATCCAGTCAGCACCCGGATCTGTTTCACAGGTGCGAGAGTGTGCCAGCCAACTCATGGGACTCGCCAAAGGTGGCGAGATGGCGGTGCTGATTATTGGTCATGTGACGAAAGAAGGAAACATTGCGGGCCCCAAAGTGCTCGAACATATGGTTGACACGGTTTTATCTTTTGAGGGCGACACCAATCACCAGTTTCGGCTGCTTAGGGCTTTGAAAAACCGCTTTGGAGCCACCAATGAGTTGGGTGTCTTCCAGATGGCCTCACAAGGCATGGAAGAAGTCTCCAATCCTTCTGAACTCTTTCTTGAAGAGCGGGGAAGTGAGTTGATTGGTTCCAGTGTGTTCTCCGCCATGGAGGGCAGCCGCCCTTTGCTCTGTGAAGTGCAAGCTCTCACCAGCTACAGTCCCATGGCCATGCCACGAAGAACAGCCATCGGTTTTGATGTGGCCCGCGTTCATCTTTTGGTCGCAGTCCTGGATAAACACCTGGATCTGAACCTTCATCAAAACGATGTGTTCGTCAATGTGGTGGGCGGCCTCAAACTTTCCGAACCTGCGGCTGATTTGGCCGTGGCGGCGGCCCTGCTGTCTACCGCTGGCCAGCAGGAGCTGGATCCGCGAACTGCTTTTTTTGGCGAGATCGGCCTCACCGGTGAGGTCCGGGCCGCCAGCTTTGCTGAGGAACGCATTCGCGAAGCTCTCAAATTGGGCTTCACCACTTTTGTGTTGCCCGAATCCAATCGCAAACATGTAAAACATTATCTGGATAAAGACAGTGGTCGCTTCGTCTTCATCCGTGGCGTTCGCGATTTGGAAAAGATCATCGGTCGACCCGTCAAAAAGACCCGCAAACCAGAACGTCAGCCGGACAAGTCCGGCCACGCCTAG
- a CDS encoding DUF1501 domain-containing protein, translating to MDRRQFLQTSLAGLGTLYIPSWAMAAPNRRVADEHFFLQILVQGGMDPLYLFDSRSLALTAAGKQAHYHNVEPYLWQGTNGQSTLASDLVRPLEAYKDRFSILNGVMMATTFDGHDQNMNFYLAGNAFGGECFLPHLNGGEQSKPLDGLISGFILAELQNLGKTVPLGVDSAANLIPRLKQLPSLDLKDPVLAQLKGRMEANGQGLGRFAKGSSDMAEAFSQMPELASALAKVDTSAANKEGLTDEEKFLHLAAGIFRSGVAKTAILVLSTDQAVDTHDEGGAKASPALAQAVVGKLDKIFKAMGDIEFGPGQSLWDVTTLMFGSEFGRTMRQSGKPIDNTGTDHNPLNNSFLIGGKGVKSNLVIGASDFKTADEELSGAHLSKDKESMKTVGRPFDFQTQSSREDKPAEFKADDYLNVASVVNTIYHLYGVSSEHYRSLSRNGSSAPILTALLK from the coding sequence ATGGATCGAAGACAGTTTTTACAGACCAGCCTCGCGGGACTTGGCACCTTGTACATTCCCTCATGGGCCATGGCGGCGCCGAATCGTCGAGTTGCAGACGAACATTTCTTTTTACAGATTCTCGTCCAGGGAGGGATGGATCCTCTTTATCTTTTTGACTCGCGATCTTTGGCCCTGACAGCGGCAGGAAAGCAGGCTCACTATCACAACGTCGAGCCTTATCTGTGGCAGGGGACAAATGGACAATCCACTTTGGCCTCAGATTTGGTCAGGCCTTTGGAAGCCTATAAAGATCGATTCTCCATTCTGAATGGAGTGATGATGGCCACCACTTTTGATGGTCACGATCAAAACATGAACTTTTACTTGGCTGGGAACGCCTTTGGTGGAGAGTGTTTTTTGCCTCACTTAAACGGGGGAGAACAGAGTAAGCCCCTTGATGGACTGATCAGTGGATTTATTTTGGCGGAGCTGCAGAATCTCGGCAAAACGGTTCCGCTGGGCGTGGACTCGGCGGCCAATTTGATTCCTCGTTTGAAGCAGCTTCCGTCGCTCGACCTCAAAGATCCTGTACTTGCCCAACTAAAAGGGCGGATGGAAGCCAATGGCCAAGGCCTTGGCCGCTTTGCCAAGGGAAGCAGTGACATGGCTGAGGCCTTTAGCCAAATGCCAGAACTGGCGAGTGCTTTAGCGAAAGTCGACACCAGTGCGGCGAATAAAGAAGGGCTTACCGATGAAGAAAAGTTTCTTCACTTGGCAGCCGGAATCTTTCGCTCGGGTGTGGCAAAAACCGCCATCTTGGTGTTGTCTACAGACCAGGCGGTGGACACCCATGATGAAGGCGGGGCCAAGGCCTCTCCTGCCCTCGCTCAGGCGGTGGTGGGTAAACTGGACAAGATCTTTAAGGCCATGGGTGATATTGAGTTTGGCCCCGGTCAATCGCTGTGGGATGTGACGACTTTGATGTTTGGTTCTGAGTTTGGCCGCACCATGAGGCAAAGTGGAAAGCCCATCGACAACACCGGTACGGATCATAATCCTCTGAACAACAGTTTTCTGATTGGCGGTAAGGGCGTTAAGTCGAATCTGGTAATAGGTGCTTCTGATTTTAAGACTGCAGATGAGGAGTTATCAGGAGCTCACCTGTCAAAGGACAAAGAATCGATGAAAACCGTGGGGCGGCCCTTTGACTTTCAGACCCAGAGTAGTCGTGAAGACAAGCCGGCTGAATTCAAAGCCGACGACTATCTCAATGTGGCCTCAGTGGTGAACACCATTTACCATCTGTATGGAGTCTCATCGGAACATTACCGTTCACTGAGTCGTAACGGTTCTTCAGCTCCAATCCTAACAGCCCTTCTAAAATAG